A single Phoenix dactylifera cultivar Barhee BC4 chromosome 1, palm_55x_up_171113_PBpolish2nd_filt_p, whole genome shotgun sequence DNA region contains:
- the LOC103703663 gene encoding trafficking protein particle complex II-specific subunit 120 homolog: MEPDVSMETGSMIRIAVLPVGGAIPHRQLREYAAMLGRQTRIDLSSISSFYKEHQKSPFAHQPWETGCLRFKYMLGGAPPSPWEDFQSCRKILAVVGLCHCPSSPDLDLVADQFAAACKGYSSALAKRCFAFCPTDSQLEDDGKKRENIILFPPSDRQTQEFHMLTMVQDLAATLLMEFEKWVLRAESTGTILKTPLDSQSSLGSEEVIKAKKRRLGRAQKTIGDYCLLAGSPVDANAHYSTAIELARLTGDVFWHAGALEGSVCALLLDRMDQKDPVLEEEVKYRYYTVIQLYRRSYLQDNAQRVSTVSFELEAALKLARYLCRRELAKEVVELLMGAADGAKSLIDASDRLILYVEIARLFGTLGYQRKAAFFSRQVAQLYLQQDNACAAISAMQVLTMTSNAYHVQSRRANSKPHTSPHELGPSHGDGGKLHPQSVVSLFESQWSTLQMVVLREILMSSVRAGDPLAAWSAAARLLRSFYPLITPAGQSGLASSLAKSAERLPPGTRCADPALPFIRLHSFSLHPSQTDIIKRNPLKKEWWTGSAPSGPFIYTPFSKGGTTNTNKQEMTWIVGEPVQVLVELANPCSFDLIVESIYLSVHSGNFDAFPVSVSLPPNTAKVILLSGIPTKVGPVSIPGCIVHCFGVITEHLFKDVDNLLLGAAQGLVLSDPFRCCGSGKLKNVSIPNISVVPPLPLLVSHAVGGDGATVLYEGEIRDIWISLTNAGTVPVEQAHIALSGKNQDSVVSIAHDTLLSALPLKPGGEVTLPVTLKAWQLSMVDSEIDSSKSSGSTRRISKEGSSPVLVVHYAGPWTHSDQSNNTENSVPPGRRLVVPLNVCVLQGLRFVKARLLSMEIPARITDALPKQLYGDKNPAEVVSRDDSMVKIDPYRGSWELRLLELELSNPTDVVFEVNVSVQLDNRKNEHGMPILNHENADFGYPKTRIDRDYSARVLIPLEHFKLPILDGSFFAKDSRASDAFCSKVSNMAERSAKAELNASINNLISKIKVRWHSGRNSSGELNIKDATQPALQASVMDILLPDPLTFGFRLAKNGATAQINGFPEESIISGDPPSQCVNGSAVKCKGSISAHEMTHMEVLVRNNTKEMIQMSLCVACRDVAGENCTEGNNATVLWAGVLNDIRLEVPPLEEVEHAFSLYFLVPGEYTLQAASVINDATDVLRARARTDSPDEPIFCRGSPFHVHVVGTA; the protein is encoded by the exons ATGGAGCCAGACGTAAGCATGGAGACGGGGTCCATGATCCGGATCGCGGTGCTGCCGGTGGGCGGGGCGATTCCCCACCGCCAGCTCCGGGAGTACGCGGCGATGCTTGGCCGCCAGACCCGGATCGACCTCTCCTCCATCAGCTCCTTCTACAAGGAGCACCAGAAGAGCCCGTTCGCCCACCAGCCCTGGGAAACGGGCTGCCTGCGTTTTAAGTACATGCTCGGCGGCGCGCCCCCCAGCCCCTGGGAGGACTTCCAGTCCTGCCGCAAGATCCTCGCCGTCGTCGGCCTCTGCCACTGCCCCTCATCCCCCGACCTTGATCTCGTCGCCGACCAGTTTGCTGCCGCCTGCAAGGGCTACTCTTCCGCCCTCGCCAAGCGTTGCTTCGCCTTCTGCCCTACCGACTCCCAG CTGGAGGATGAtggtaaaaaaagagaaaatattataCTTTTCCCACCATCCGATCGACAAACACAGGAGTTTCACATGCTTACAATGGTGCAAGATCTTGCTGCTACGCTATTGATGGAGTTCGAAAAATGGGTTCTTCGTGCAGAATCTACAGGGACCATTTTGAAGACACCTTTAGATTCTCAATCTAGTCTCGGTTCAGAGGAG GTGATCAAAGCGAAAAAAAGGAGGCTTGGTCGTGCCCAAAAGACGATAGGGGATTATTGCTTGTTGGCTGGATCACCTGTCGATGCTAATGCACATTATTCTACAGCAATAGAACTTGCTAGGTTGACTGGAGATGTGTTTTGGCATGCAGGGGCTTTAGAGGGTAGTGTTTGTGCCTTACTG CTTGACCGTATGGACCAGAAAGACCCTGTTTTAGAGGAGGAAGTCAAGTATCGTTATTACACCGTCATCCAGCTTTATCGAAGATCATATTTACAAGATAATGCACAAAG AGTTTCAACGGTGAGCTTTGAACTTGAGGCTGCATTGAAGCTGGCTAGATATCTTTGCCG GCGTGAACTTGCTAAGGAGGTAGTGGAGTTGTTGATGGGGGCTGCTGATGGTGCAAAGTCACTAATTGATGCCAGTGACCGCCTGATACTATATGTTGAAATAGCTAGATTATTTGGAACTTTGGGCTATCAACGTAAAGCAGCCTTTTTCTCACGCCAAGTTGCTCAGCTGTACCTACAACAGGACAATGCTTGTGCTGCTATCAGCGCTATGCAAGTTTTGACTATGACATCAAATGCTTACCATGTCCAGAGTAGAAGGGCCAACTCAAAGCCACATACGTCACCCCAT GAACTTGGACCAAGTCATGGTGATGGTGGAAAGTTGCACCCACAGTCTGTGGTTTCCTTGTTTGAGTCTCAGTGGAGCACACTGCAAATGGTTGTGTTAAGAGAGATACTGATGTCCTCTGTTCGTGCTGGAGATCCTCTTGCTGCATGGAGTGCAGCAGCTCGTTTACTTAGGTCTTTTTACCCGCTGATCACTCCTGCTGGTCAGAGTGGCCTTGCAAGCTCACTTGCGAAGTCTGCAGAGAGGCTTCCACCAGGGACACGCTGTGCTGATCCTGCCCTTCCTTTCATCAG ATTGCATTCCTTTTCACTCCATCCTTCACAAACAGATATAATAAAGCGCAATCCACTGAAGAAGGAATGGTGGACTGGTTCGGCTCCTTCAGGACCTTTTATATACACACCTTTCAGCAAGGGTGGTACAACCAATACCAATAAACAGGAGATGACTTGGATTGTGGGGGAGCCAGTTCAGGTTTTAGTGGAATTGGCAAATCCGTGTAGCTTTGACCTAATAGTTGAAAGTATCTATCTCTCTGTTCATTCTGGAAACTTTGATGCTTTTCCTGTAAGTGTGAGTCTTCCACCTAACACTGCTAAGGTGATCTTGTTGTCTGGAATCCCAACAAAAGTTGGACCAGTTTCCATTCCTGGATGCATTGTTCATTGTTTTGGTGTCATTACAGAACACCTGTTCAAGGATGTTGATAACTTGCTTCTTGGAGCAGCACAGGGTCTCGTTCTTTCTGACCCTTTCAGATGCTGTGGCTCTGGCAAGTTAAAAAATGTGTCCATTCCAAACATTTCTGTGGTGCCCCCTCTTCCTCTGCTAGTCTCTCATGCGGTGGGAGGTGATGGTGCTACAGTGCTGTATGAAGGTGAAATTCGTGATATTTGGATAAGTCTCACCAATGCTGGAACTGTGCCAGTTGAACAAGCGCATATTGCACTATCAGGAAAAAATCAAGATTCTGTTGTTTCCATTGCACATGATACTTTGCTGTCAGCCCTTCCTCTGAAACCAGGTGGAGAAGTCACACTTCCAGTGACTTTAAAAGCATGGCAGCTTAGCATGGTAGATTCGGAAATTGATTCTAGCAAGAGCAGTGGAAGTACGCGGAGGATATCTAAAGAAGGAAGCAGCCCTGTCTTGGTTGTTCACTATGCTG GACCTTGGACACATTCTGATCAATCCAATAACACTGAAAACTCTGTGCCCCCAGGAAGACGCTTGGTTGTTCCACTTAATGTTTGTGTTTTACAAGGCTTGCGCTTTGTGAAGGCTCGATTGCTCTCGATGGAAATTCCTGCACGCATTACGGATGCCCTTCCTAAACAACTTTATGGTGACAAGAATCCAGCTGAAGTTGTGAGTAGGGATGATAGTATGGTGAAGATTGATCCATATAGAGGAAGCTGGGAGCTGCGTCTGCTTGAACTTGAGTTGTCAAATCCAACTGATGTTGTATTTGAGGTTAATGTCTCTGTTCAGCTGGATAATCGCAAAAATGAGCATGGCATGCCAATTCTTAACCATGAAAATGCTGACTTTGGATATCCTAAAACTAGAATAGATCGTGACTACTCTGCAAGGGTACTAATACCTCTGGAGCACTTCAAGCTGCCAATTCTTGATGGTTCTTTCTTTGCAAAGGATTCTCGAGCAAGTGATGCCTTTTGCAGTAAAGTTTCAAATATGGCTGAAAGGAGTGCCAAAGCTGAGTTGAATGCTTCTATCAACAACTTAATCTCAAAAATTAAAGTAAGATGGCACTCTGGACGCAATAGTTCGGGTGAGTTGAATATTAAAGATGCTACTCAACCAGCTTTGCAAGCATCAGTAATGGACATATTGCTGCCCGACCCTCTAACCTTTGGGTTTAGGCTGGCAAAGAATGGAGCAACAGCCCAAATCAATGGTTTCCCAGAAGAATCAATTATTTCAGGTGATCCTCCCAGTCAGTGTGTTAATGGGAGTGCCGTAAAATGCAAAGGTTCTATCTCAGCTCATGAGATGACTCATATGGAAGTTCTTGTTCGAAACAACACCAAGGAAATGATTCAAATGAGCCTTTGTGTTGCATGCAGAGATGTAGCAGGGGAGAATTGTACTGAAGGGAATAACGCAACTGTGCTATGGGCTG GTGTACTTAATGACATCCGTTTGGAGGTTCCACCACTAGAAGAGGTGGAGCATGCcttctctctttattttcttgtgCCCGGGGAATACACACTCCAAGCAGCTTCTGTCATAAATGATGCAACTGATGTCCTCCGTGCCCGAGCAAGAACAGACTCACCTGATGAACCAATTTTTTGTCGTGGCTCCCCTTTCCATGTGCACGTAGTTGGGACTGCCTAG